A genomic segment from Carassius auratus strain Wakin chromosome 25, ASM336829v1, whole genome shotgun sequence encodes:
- the irx5b gene encoding iroquois-class homeodomain protein IRX-5b isoform X1 yields MAFPQGYLYHSSLSLYSCPPYGSSAITGPRTDDLGRSSSGSAFAPYASPAFSSLRYSPEPTAPFTSYGGSPYDPSPGMTGSVGYHPYAGPLGPYPFGDPAYRKNATRDATATLKAWLGEHRKNPYPTKGEKIMLAIITKMTLTQVSTWFANARRRLKKENKMTWTPRNRSEDEDEEDSIDLEKTDEDDEPVKTAETDRAQTTEDSGCYHLIAVVEDCTESRTEDPDATDSVIIDGGEEEEHRTESPVPTTSSPRDEQSGTEKPLRESRDPASVVPSANPTPKPKLWSLAEIATSDKRSDEASRPSGASSPAGFPPRHFYYTSPFYAGFTNYGALGHLQGSSPAHLSGIKQTVFPRARDSRLTLDLCRELTSRSPNV; encoded by the exons ATGGCGTTTCCTCAAGGATACCTGTATCATTCGTCTCTGTCTCTGTACTCGTGTCCTCCGTACGGCTCCAGCGCGATCACGGGACCGCGCACGGATGATCTGGGACGCTCCTCCAGCGGATCTGCTTTCGCCCCGTACGCGTCCCCAGCCTTCAGCTCACTCCGGTACAGTCCCGAACCCACAGCCCCCTTCACTTCCTACGGG GGCTCCCCATATGACCCTTCTCCAGGCATGACCGGCTCTGTGGGCTATCACCCGTACGCCGGTCCCCTGGGCCCGTACCCGTTCGGAGACCCCGCTTACCGGAAGAACGCCACTCGAGACGCCACCGCCACCCTGAAGGCCTGGCTCGGCGAACACCGGAAGAACCCTTACCCCACCAAAGGAGAGAAGATCATGCTGGCCATCATCACCAAGATGACCCTCACCCAGGTGTCCACCTGGTTCGCCAACGCGCGCAGAAGACTCAAAAAAGAGAATAAGATGACGTGGACGCCACGGAACCGGAgcgaggatgaagatgaggaggacAGCATTGATTTAGAGAAAACCGACGAGGACGACGAGCCGGTCAAAACAGCCGAGACAGATCGAGCACAGACGACCGAAGATTCAG GGTGTTATCATTTGATCGCAGTGGTCGAGGACTGCACGGAAAGCCGCACGGAGGATCCGGACGCGACGGACAGCGTCATCATCGACGGTGGAGAAGAAGAGGAGCATCGGACAGAGTCTCCGGTGCCCACGACCTCCTCTCCCCGAGACGAGCAGAGCGGAACCGAGAAGCCCCTCCGTGAGAGCCGCGATCCCGCATCTGTCGTTCCCTCCGCGAACCCGACCCCCAAACCCAAACTCTGGTCTCTGGCCGAGATCGCCACGTCGGATAAGAGGAGCGACGAAGCGTCACGGCCGTCGGGGGCGTCCTCGCCCGCCGGGTTTCCCCCCAGACACTTCTACTACACATCTCCTTTCTACGCGGGCTTCACGAACTATGGCGCGCTCGGACACCTGCAGGGTTCGAGCCCGGCGCACCTGAGCGGAATTAAGCAGACTGTGTTCCCCAGAGCGAGAGACAGCAGACTGACCCTGGACCTGTGCAGAGAGCTCACCTCCCGGAGCCCGAATGTTTAG
- the irx5b gene encoding iroquois-class homeodomain protein IRX-5b isoform X2: MAFPQGYLYHSSLSLYSCPPYGSSAITGPRTDDLGRSSSGSAFAPYASPAFSSLRYSPEPTAPFTSYGGSPYDPSPGMTGSVGYHPYAGPLGPYPFGDPAYRKNATRDATATLKAWLGEHRKNPYPTKGEKIMLAIITKMTLTQVSTWFANARRRLKKENKMTWTPRNRSEDEDEEDSIDLEKTDEDDEPVKTAETDRAQTTEDSVVEDCTESRTEDPDATDSVIIDGGEEEEHRTESPVPTTSSPRDEQSGTEKPLRESRDPASVVPSANPTPKPKLWSLAEIATSDKRSDEASRPSGASSPAGFPPRHFYYTSPFYAGFTNYGALGHLQGSSPAHLSGIKQTVFPRARDSRLTLDLCRELTSRSPNV, from the exons ATGGCGTTTCCTCAAGGATACCTGTATCATTCGTCTCTGTCTCTGTACTCGTGTCCTCCGTACGGCTCCAGCGCGATCACGGGACCGCGCACGGATGATCTGGGACGCTCCTCCAGCGGATCTGCTTTCGCCCCGTACGCGTCCCCAGCCTTCAGCTCACTCCGGTACAGTCCCGAACCCACAGCCCCCTTCACTTCCTACGGG GGCTCCCCATATGACCCTTCTCCAGGCATGACCGGCTCTGTGGGCTATCACCCGTACGCCGGTCCCCTGGGCCCGTACCCGTTCGGAGACCCCGCTTACCGGAAGAACGCCACTCGAGACGCCACCGCCACCCTGAAGGCCTGGCTCGGCGAACACCGGAAGAACCCTTACCCCACCAAAGGAGAGAAGATCATGCTGGCCATCATCACCAAGATGACCCTCACCCAGGTGTCCACCTGGTTCGCCAACGCGCGCAGAAGACTCAAAAAAGAGAATAAGATGACGTGGACGCCACGGAACCGGAgcgaggatgaagatgaggaggacAGCATTGATTTAGAGAAAACCGACGAGGACGACGAGCCGGTCAAAACAGCCGAGACAGATCGAGCACAGACGACCGAAGATTCAG TGGTCGAGGACTGCACGGAAAGCCGCACGGAGGATCCGGACGCGACGGACAGCGTCATCATCGACGGTGGAGAAGAAGAGGAGCATCGGACAGAGTCTCCGGTGCCCACGACCTCCTCTCCCCGAGACGAGCAGAGCGGAACCGAGAAGCCCCTCCGTGAGAGCCGCGATCCCGCATCTGTCGTTCCCTCCGCGAACCCGACCCCCAAACCCAAACTCTGGTCTCTGGCCGAGATCGCCACGTCGGATAAGAGGAGCGACGAAGCGTCACGGCCGTCGGGGGCGTCCTCGCCCGCCGGGTTTCCCCCCAGACACTTCTACTACACATCTCCTTTCTACGCGGGCTTCACGAACTATGGCGCGCTCGGACACCTGCAGGGTTCGAGCCCGGCGCACCTGAGCGGAATTAAGCAGACTGTGTTCCCCAGAGCGAGAGACAGCAGACTGACCCTGGACCTGTGCAGAGAGCTCACCTCCCGGAGCCCGAATGTTTAG
- the irx5b gene encoding iroquois-class homeodomain protein IRX-5b isoform X3, giving the protein MTGSVGYHPYAGPLGPYPFGDPAYRKNATRDATATLKAWLGEHRKNPYPTKGEKIMLAIITKMTLTQVSTWFANARRRLKKENKMTWTPRNRSEDEDEEDSIDLEKTDEDDEPVKTAETDRAQTTEDSGCYHLIAVVEDCTESRTEDPDATDSVIIDGGEEEEHRTESPVPTTSSPRDEQSGTEKPLRESRDPASVVPSANPTPKPKLWSLAEIATSDKRSDEASRPSGASSPAGFPPRHFYYTSPFYAGFTNYGALGHLQGSSPAHLSGIKQTVFPRARDSRLTLDLCRELTSRSPNV; this is encoded by the exons ATGACCGGCTCTGTGGGCTATCACCCGTACGCCGGTCCCCTGGGCCCGTACCCGTTCGGAGACCCCGCTTACCGGAAGAACGCCACTCGAGACGCCACCGCCACCCTGAAGGCCTGGCTCGGCGAACACCGGAAGAACCCTTACCCCACCAAAGGAGAGAAGATCATGCTGGCCATCATCACCAAGATGACCCTCACCCAGGTGTCCACCTGGTTCGCCAACGCGCGCAGAAGACTCAAAAAAGAGAATAAGATGACGTGGACGCCACGGAACCGGAgcgaggatgaagatgaggaggacAGCATTGATTTAGAGAAAACCGACGAGGACGACGAGCCGGTCAAAACAGCCGAGACAGATCGAGCACAGACGACCGAAGATTCAG GGTGTTATCATTTGATCGCAGTGGTCGAGGACTGCACGGAAAGCCGCACGGAGGATCCGGACGCGACGGACAGCGTCATCATCGACGGTGGAGAAGAAGAGGAGCATCGGACAGAGTCTCCGGTGCCCACGACCTCCTCTCCCCGAGACGAGCAGAGCGGAACCGAGAAGCCCCTCCGTGAGAGCCGCGATCCCGCATCTGTCGTTCCCTCCGCGAACCCGACCCCCAAACCCAAACTCTGGTCTCTGGCCGAGATCGCCACGTCGGATAAGAGGAGCGACGAAGCGTCACGGCCGTCGGGGGCGTCCTCGCCCGCCGGGTTTCCCCCCAGACACTTCTACTACACATCTCCTTTCTACGCGGGCTTCACGAACTATGGCGCGCTCGGACACCTGCAGGGTTCGAGCCCGGCGCACCTGAGCGGAATTAAGCAGACTGTGTTCCCCAGAGCGAGAGACAGCAGACTGACCCTGGACCTGTGCAGAGAGCTCACCTCCCGGAGCCCGAATGTTTAG